Within the Gammaproteobacteria bacterium genome, the region CACGCCGCCGCAGCGGTAGCCGACACACAGCCGTATTGTGTCCAGCCCATCCAGCACATCAAGTTTGGTGATGCACAAACCGGAGACGCTGTTGATCTGCAAGGTGCGGCGCAAGGCCACGGCATCGAACCAGCCGCAACGGCGTGCGCGGCCGGTGGTGGAGCCGAATTCATGGCCACGCTTGGATAAATGTTCGCCCATCTCATCGAACAATTCGGTGGGGAACGGGCCGGAGCCGACGCGCGTGGTATAGGCTTTGGTGATACCGAGGATATAATCGAGGTCGCGCGGCCCCATGCCGGTTCCAGTGGCCGCACCGCCCGCCGTGGTATTGGAAGAGGTGACAAAGGGATAGGTCCCGTGATCAATGTCCAGCAATGCCCCTTGGGCACCCTCGAACAGCACGCTTTCGCCACGACCACGATACTGATGCAGCAACTCCGTCACGTCCGCCACCATCGGCTTGAGGTAGTCGGCCATGGCCAGCGTCTCATCAAGCACCTGCTGAAAATCAATAGCATCGATCTTGAAATAATTCTGTAGCACAAAATTGTGATAATCCAGCACTTCACCGAGCTTGGCGGCAAATCGCTCGCGGTGGAACAAGTCGCCCAGACGCAACGCGCGGCGCGCCACCTTGTCTTCATACGCCGGACCGATGCCGCGACCGGTGGTGCCTATCGCCGCCGCACCGCGCGCAATCTCGCGCGCACGATCCAGTGCCACGTGATAGGGCAGAATTAGCGGGCATGCCTCACTGATTTTCAGGCGCTCACGCGCGGGTACGCCGCGCTTTTCAAGCATGGTGATCTCTTCGCGCAACGCCTGTGGGGAGAGCACGACGCCATTGCCGATCAGGCATGAAACATTCTCACGCAGAATGCCGGAGGGAATCAGGTGCAGGACGGTTTTATCGCCGTCAATGACCAGCGTGTGGCCTGCATTATGCCCGCCCTGAAAACGCACCACAGCGCCGACGCGGTCGGTGAGCAGATCCACGATCTTGCCCTTGCCTTCATCGCCCCATTGCGTGCCTATAACAACAACATTCTTGCCCATGTGCTTTCTCGACTTAATTTTTGCAGGTATTGATACAAGCCATTACAAAGAAACAACCGTCCATTTGCCCTCGCGCCGCTCCAGAATACGGTCACAGCCCATCTCGCGGATATCACCTCCAGCGCCTGGCAAGGCATGGATAACCCGTTCACCGCGTTGACGAAGCTCGCGCACCAGCGCTTGCAGGCTCTGATCGTCAGCATTATCGTCGGGCGCCAGAATCGCGCGCACCTGGTAAGGCGTGACGGCGCTCAGGGAAATCAGGGTGTTAAGGTCGGCGCTAAATCCCGTGGCTGGACGGGCACGTCCGAAGACCTTGCCGATGTCGTCATAACGTCCGCCGCGCGCAATCTCCTGACCATGGCCCGGTACAAACGCCGCATATACCAGACCTGTCTGATAGTGATAACCACGCAGCTC harbors:
- a CDS encoding adenylosuccinate synthase — protein: MGKNVVVIGTQWGDEGKGKIVDLLTDRVGAVVRFQGGHNAGHTLVIDGDKTVLHLIPSGILRENVSCLIGNGVVLSPQALREEITMLEKRGVPARERLKISEACPLILPYHVALDRAREIARGAAAIGTTGRGIGPAYEDKVARRALRLGDLFHRERFAAKLGEVLDYHNFVLQNYFKIDAIDFQQVLDETLAMADYLKPMVADVTELLHQYRGRGESVLFEGAQGALLDIDHGTYPFVTSSNTTAGGAATGTGMGPRDLDYILGITKAYTTRVGSGPFPTELFDEMGEHLSKRGHEFGSTTGRARRCGWFDAVALRRTLQINSVSGLCITKLDVLDGLDTIRLCVGYRCGGVERLTPPVGAEAFATCEPVYIDMPGWTESTVGIKYYDELPENARAYLRRIEAIVETPIDIISTGPDRADTIVLRHPAD